The Lacipirellula parvula genome window below encodes:
- a CDS encoding DsbA family protein, translated as MKTADAAQLTLPVSARDHQFGDRRAAVTIVEYGDYECPYCARAHLVVKDLADRLGDAWNFVFRNFPLTTIHPHAQHAAEAAEAAGAQGLFWEMHDYLFLHQDSLSDRDLVRDASLLGVEEQQFVDDLRDHKFADRVREDFLSGARSGVNGTPTFFINGVRYDGPIESGSILAAIELASASG; from the coding sequence ATGAAAACTGCCGACGCCGCCCAACTCACCCTCCCGGTCTCGGCGCGAGATCACCAATTCGGCGACCGCCGCGCCGCCGTCACCATCGTCGAATACGGCGACTATGAATGCCCCTACTGCGCACGAGCCCACTTGGTGGTGAAGGACCTCGCCGATCGCCTCGGCGACGCGTGGAACTTCGTGTTCCGCAACTTCCCGCTGACGACAATTCATCCACACGCCCAGCACGCCGCCGAAGCCGCCGAAGCCGCCGGCGCCCAAGGCCTGTTCTGGGAGATGCACGACTACCTGTTCCTCCACCAAGATTCGCTCTCCGACCGCGACTTGGTTCGCGACGCATCGCTGCTCGGCGTCGAAGAACAACAGTTCGTCGACGACCTCCGCGACCACAAATTCGCCGACCGAGTCCGCGAAGATTTCCTCAGCGGCGCCCGCAGCGGCGTCAACGGCACGCCAACGTTTTTCATCAACGGCGTCCGCTACGACGGGCCTATCGAAAGTGGTTCGATACTTGCAGCGATTGAACTAGCCTCCGCGAGCGGCTAG
- a CDS encoding redoxin domain-containing protein produces the protein MPTASTSAAARILPAGERAPEFCLHSTPDQTVTCGDFLGRPLVLVFYPADWSPVCGDQLALYNELLPEFQKYDAQIVGISVDGIWCHLAYAEQRKLHFPLLSDFQPKGTVAEAFGVYREGEGVSGRALFVIDAEGIIRWSYLSPVGVNPGADGILRALEQLTISTGAHS, from the coding sequence ATGCCAACCGCATCAACCAGCGCCGCCGCCCGCATCTTGCCGGCCGGCGAGCGCGCCCCCGAGTTCTGCCTTCACAGCACGCCCGACCAAACGGTCACCTGCGGCGACTTCCTCGGCCGCCCGCTCGTGCTCGTCTTCTACCCCGCAGATTGGAGCCCCGTCTGCGGCGACCAACTCGCGCTCTACAACGAACTCCTTCCCGAGTTCCAAAAGTACGACGCACAAATCGTCGGCATCTCGGTCGACGGCATTTGGTGCCACCTCGCCTACGCCGAGCAACGCAAACTTCACTTTCCGCTCCTCTCCGATTTCCAGCCGAAAGGCACCGTCGCCGAAGCGTTTGGCGTCTATCGCGAAGGGGAGGGGGTCTCAGGGCGAGCCCTCTTCGTCATCGACGCGGAAGGGATCATTCGCTGGAGCTACCTCTCGCCGGTTGGAGTGAACCCCGGCGCCGACGGCATCTTGCGAGCCCTCGAACAACTCACCATTTCAACCGGAGCCCACTCATGA
- a CDS encoding HlyD family secretion protein, with amino-acid sequence MNTSSTTSSVASAPVAPAQLAPSTPVPVTPSAPAPVAPVRKGVEKPSWLSGRGAMPVDAAAEPSDAGATPKRMALYIALAIAATVLMLYFIVPVVRTAFTTVSTDDAYVNGHVTFVAPRVGGQVTRVLVDDNIRVKRGDVLVELDREPYLVALEIKKAALKAAEAELVVAQANVRGLEAAIRSERWQLETSMEQVATQIANLHANVATYKSNIATRDLGLVNLHRAERLAPKGAISQEELDERIEQTRVDEASVEQALQNVYATRVALGLSAKPAAGSELDDTPADLVQTFSQVRAALASMIETMAQIGLPLASVDATPEAVLEQFHLWDQKGDANRVLEELVPESPEVKQAEANVLQARRDLEQAELDLRYCTVVSDIDGVVTRRNVNPGNNVTAGQSLMAVRSLTEIWVDANFKETQLANLRIGQPVSLEVDMYGGRREFKGRISGFEMGTGQTLALLPPQNATGNFVKIVQRLPVRIDLVDYDPDVAPLFVGLSVEPYVYYRKEATGPNAGKFLQYPLQLPTAAVDPTPGG; translated from the coding sequence ATGAACACTTCATCCACCACCAGCAGCGTCGCTTCCGCCCCAGTCGCTCCCGCTCAGTTGGCGCCGAGCACGCCGGTTCCGGTGACGCCGAGCGCGCCGGCTCCGGTCGCGCCGGTTCGCAAGGGTGTGGAAAAGCCGTCGTGGCTTTCGGGGAGAGGCGCCATGCCAGTTGATGCGGCTGCCGAGCCGAGCGACGCCGGCGCCACGCCGAAGCGGATGGCGCTCTACATCGCGCTGGCCATCGCGGCGACGGTGCTGATGCTGTACTTCATCGTGCCGGTGGTGCGGACGGCGTTCACCACGGTGTCGACTGACGACGCCTACGTGAACGGCCACGTGACTTTTGTGGCGCCGCGCGTCGGCGGGCAGGTGACGCGCGTGCTGGTGGATGACAACATTCGCGTGAAGCGAGGCGACGTGTTGGTGGAGCTCGATCGCGAGCCGTACCTGGTCGCACTCGAAATCAAGAAGGCGGCGTTGAAGGCGGCCGAAGCAGAGTTGGTGGTAGCTCAGGCGAACGTGCGAGGTTTGGAAGCGGCCATTCGCTCGGAACGTTGGCAGCTGGAAACTTCAATGGAACAAGTGGCGACGCAGATCGCGAACTTGCACGCGAATGTGGCGACCTACAAGAGCAACATCGCCACCCGTGACCTCGGGCTGGTGAATCTGCACCGCGCTGAGCGATTGGCCCCGAAGGGGGCGATCAGCCAGGAAGAGCTGGACGAGCGGATCGAGCAAACGCGGGTCGATGAGGCGAGCGTTGAGCAAGCGCTGCAGAATGTTTACGCCACGCGGGTGGCCCTTGGCCTGTCGGCGAAGCCGGCGGCAGGAAGCGAGCTCGACGATACGCCGGCCGATTTGGTGCAAACCTTCTCGCAAGTGCGGGCGGCGCTGGCGAGCATGATCGAGACGATGGCTCAAATCGGGCTGCCGCTGGCGAGCGTCGATGCGACGCCGGAGGCGGTGCTCGAGCAGTTCCATCTGTGGGACCAAAAGGGTGATGCTAATCGCGTGCTGGAGGAGCTTGTTCCCGAATCGCCTGAGGTGAAGCAAGCCGAGGCGAACGTGCTGCAGGCTCGCCGCGATCTGGAGCAGGCGGAGCTCGACCTCCGCTACTGCACGGTAGTGAGCGATATCGACGGCGTCGTCACGCGTCGCAATGTGAACCCCGGCAACAACGTGACGGCGGGCCAGAGCTTGATGGCGGTCCGCTCGCTCACCGAGATCTGGGTCGACGCGAACTTCAAGGAGACGCAACTCGCGAATCTGCGGATCGGCCAGCCGGTGTCGCTGGAGGTCGATATGTACGGCGGGCGTCGCGAGTTCAAGGGACGCATCAGTGGCTTCGAGATGGGAACCGGGCAGACGCTGGCCTTGCTGCCGCCGCAGAATGCGACGGGCAACTTCGTGAAGATCGTGCAGCGGCTGCCGGTGCGGATTGACCTGGTCGACTACGACCCGGACGTGGCGCCGTTGTTCGTGGGGCTGTCGGTCGAGCCGTACGTTTACTATCGGAAAGAGGCGACGGGGCCGAACGCCGGAAAGTTCCTGCAGTATCCGCTGCAGCTGCCGACGGCGGCGGTTGATCCGACTCCGGGCGGCTAG
- a CDS encoding sigma-54-dependent transcriptional regulator codes for MAHLLLIDDDVALVPEQVKQAFAAPTHRVDIAHTGAAGLAQIANDPPDVILLDVRLPDQSGLDVYLQIKALDARIPVIFITMTKGAELAIEAMKLGAFEYLFKPLNLNELRRVVGEAVEVSRRMRQPAVMAQELPADDVDGAIVGGCAAMLDVYKSIGRVAAQDVPVLITGESGTGKELVARAVYQHGARSKGPFLALNCAAIPENLLESELFGHEKGAFTGADRRRIGKFEQCNGGTLFLDEIGDMPIALQAKILRLIQEQEFERVGGGETVRTDVRLIAATHRDLKAWSEEGKFRADLYYRLGVFTIRLPALRERDGDVATLVHFYVRKFSQELGRDIREISPEAMARLSAYSWPGNIRELQSVLKQALLRASGPTLLDSFLPELAPSAATPAEASGSSTGGFPLDELIAERLTPEMANLYAEVHGLVDRVLLARVLEHTNGNQHQAAKILGIARQTLRMKLRDLGLQVTHAVESSDEG; via the coding sequence ATGGCCCACCTGCTGCTGATCGACGACGACGTCGCGCTCGTTCCCGAACAAGTCAAGCAGGCATTCGCGGCTCCGACGCATCGCGTTGACATTGCTCACACCGGCGCAGCGGGGTTGGCGCAAATTGCGAACGATCCGCCCGACGTCATTCTGCTTGATGTTCGCCTGCCGGACCAGTCGGGTCTCGACGTCTATTTGCAGATCAAAGCCCTCGACGCGCGCATTCCCGTGATCTTTATCACGATGACCAAGGGCGCCGAGCTCGCCATCGAGGCGATGAAGCTGGGGGCGTTCGAATACCTGTTCAAACCTCTCAATTTGAACGAACTCCGCCGCGTCGTCGGCGAGGCGGTCGAGGTTTCCCGTCGCATGCGGCAACCAGCCGTGATGGCGCAGGAGCTTCCCGCGGACGACGTCGACGGCGCCATAGTCGGCGGGTGTGCGGCAATGCTCGACGTTTACAAGTCGATCGGCCGCGTCGCAGCGCAAGACGTGCCGGTGCTGATCACCGGCGAAAGCGGCACCGGCAAGGAACTCGTCGCCCGCGCCGTTTACCAACATGGCGCCCGCTCGAAGGGGCCGTTTCTGGCGCTCAACTGCGCAGCCATTCCCGAGAACCTGCTGGAGAGCGAGCTCTTCGGCCACGAGAAGGGGGCCTTCACCGGCGCCGATCGCCGCCGCATCGGCAAGTTCGAACAGTGCAACGGCGGCACGCTCTTCCTCGACGAGATTGGCGATATGCCGATCGCGCTGCAAGCAAAAATCTTGCGGCTGATCCAAGAGCAAGAGTTCGAACGCGTCGGCGGCGGCGAGACGGTACGCACCGACGTGCGGCTGATTGCCGCAACGCATCGTGATTTGAAGGCATGGTCGGAGGAGGGAAAATTTCGGGCCGACCTCTATTACCGCCTCGGCGTGTTCACGATCCGCTTGCCGGCGCTCCGCGAGCGAGACGGCGACGTGGCGACGCTCGTTCATTTCTACGTGCGCAAGTTCTCGCAAGAGCTGGGGCGCGACATTCGCGAGATCTCGCCCGAAGCGATGGCCCGGCTCTCTGCGTATTCATGGCCCGGCAACATTCGCGAACTGCAGAGCGTCCTCAAGCAAGCGCTGCTGCGAGCCAGCGGCCCGACGCTGCTCGATAGCTTCTTGCCAGAACTCGCCCCTAGCGCCGCGACGCCAGCCGAAGCGAGCGGCAGCTCAACGGGCGGCTTCCCGCTCGATGAGCTCATTGCCGAACGACTCACGCCGGAGATGGCGAACCTCTACGCCGAGGTTCACGGGCTCGTCGATCGCGTGCTGCTGGCCCGCGTGCTGGAGCACACCAACGGCAACCAACACCAAGCAGCAAAGATTCTCGGCATCGCGCGACAAACGCTGCGGATGAAACTCCGCGACCTCGGGCTGCAAGTGACGCACGCGGTCGAGTCGTCGGACGAGGGCTGA